One Streptomyces sp. B21-105 genomic region harbors:
- a CDS encoding uridine kinase family protein, giving the protein MRQLASRLRRLPPSCGPVRLIGVDGHAGSGKSTFAGALAEALDGAPVLHLDDVACHDELFSWTGRLLSQVIEPLGRGESAHYTPYDWLAHRFGPPRTLPAAPVVLVEGVGAGRRALRPFLAWLLWMEIPPEESWARGRARDGEEQRAFWDGWVPAEVRHFAEDPSRPHAALLVRQLKQGYEVLPGPAKAPGPHRDVTHREGPPAMW; this is encoded by the coding sequence ATCCGCCAGCTTGCCTCCCGGCTCCGCCGTCTGCCGCCGTCCTGCGGACCGGTGCGTCTGATCGGCGTCGACGGGCATGCCGGCTCGGGGAAGTCCACCTTCGCCGGAGCGCTGGCGGAGGCACTGGACGGCGCCCCGGTGCTGCACCTCGACGACGTCGCGTGCCACGACGAGCTGTTCTCGTGGACCGGCCGACTGCTCTCCCAGGTGATCGAGCCCTTGGGCCGCGGCGAGAGCGCGCACTACACGCCCTACGACTGGCTCGCCCACCGCTTCGGCCCGCCCCGTACCCTGCCCGCCGCCCCCGTCGTCCTGGTCGAGGGAGTCGGCGCTGGCCGCCGCGCCCTGCGGCCGTTCCTGGCGTGGCTGCTGTGGATGGAGATACCGCCCGAGGAGTCCTGGGCGCGCGGCCGGGCACGTGACGGAGAGGAGCAGCGCGCGTTCTGGGACGGGTGGGTTCCGGCCGAAGTCCGCCACTTCGCCGAAGACCCGTCGCGACCGCACGCCGCCCTGCTGGTACGGCAGTTGAAGCAGGGCTACGAGGTGCTGCCGGGGCCCGCGAAGGCCCCTGGCCCGCACCGGGACGTCACCCACCGTGAAGGACCACCCGCGATGTGGTGA
- a CDS encoding AAA family ATPase — MDFGTQGPEAPADLAWLRGVDAYTMGAYPQAEEEFRTAVRIDPGMADGWLGLHALRVDTTTALLRMFRHRERFGEQRSRHRRTLNSWYWLGWWVQPVLESPRDLLLAHASHWLDGRHVPELDRALAGLPPVDADHQVRFLHACRAYLVKDWEQLVRYTDSLLDDPLLCIEAGLFGGMARVRLEMYGQAEPLLSAALMRCRSEQPQRKELRYWLARAHEGTGRSAAALPLYRAVHRVDAAFMDTSARLAAIAEGDGYDDTADLAAITLTGLGQDTADGPDGFDPLFGTEGRDLRLEPSELPPVVPLPSVTDPAVREKNVVRSPSPLPTGPTDPALLEEALAELERMVGLEPVKRQVKALSAQLNMARLRTGQGLPVQPPKRHFVFSGPSGTGKTTVARILGRVFYALGLLGGDHLVEAQRADLVGEYLGQTAVKANELIDSALGGVLFVDEAYSLSNSGYGKGDAYGDEALQVLLKRAEDNRDHLVVILAGYPEGMDRLLAANPGLSSRFTSRVDFPSYRPLELTSIGEVLAAENGDAWDAEALDELRSIAGHVVDQGWIDELGNGRFLRTLYEKSCAYRDLRLSVCPGELTRDDLATLRLPDLMQAYGEVLSGRGPQDPSAI; from the coding sequence ATGGACTTCGGCACGCAGGGCCCCGAGGCCCCCGCCGACCTCGCCTGGCTTCGAGGCGTGGACGCCTACACCATGGGCGCCTATCCGCAGGCGGAGGAGGAGTTCCGCACTGCGGTGCGGATCGATCCCGGGATGGCCGACGGCTGGCTCGGACTGCACGCGCTGCGCGTCGACACGACGACCGCGCTGCTGCGCATGTTCCGCCACCGCGAACGGTTCGGGGAACAGCGCTCACGGCACCGCCGCACCCTCAACTCCTGGTACTGGCTCGGCTGGTGGGTGCAGCCGGTGCTGGAGAGCCCCCGCGACCTGCTGCTCGCACACGCCTCGCACTGGCTCGACGGCCGCCATGTGCCCGAACTGGACCGGGCGCTGGCCGGACTCCCGCCCGTCGACGCCGACCACCAGGTCCGCTTCCTGCACGCCTGTCGCGCGTACCTGGTGAAGGACTGGGAACAGCTGGTCCGGTACACCGACTCGCTGCTCGACGACCCGCTGCTGTGCATCGAGGCCGGCCTGTTCGGCGGGATGGCCCGGGTGCGCCTGGAGATGTACGGCCAGGCCGAGCCGCTGCTCTCGGCGGCTCTGATGCGCTGCCGCAGCGAGCAGCCGCAACGCAAGGAGCTGCGGTACTGGCTGGCCCGCGCGCACGAGGGCACCGGCCGTTCAGCGGCCGCCCTCCCGCTGTACCGGGCGGTGCACCGCGTCGACGCCGCCTTCATGGACACCTCGGCGCGGCTCGCCGCGATCGCGGAGGGCGACGGATACGACGACACGGCGGACCTGGCGGCGATCACCCTCACCGGGCTGGGGCAGGACACGGCTGACGGGCCGGACGGCTTCGACCCGCTGTTCGGCACGGAGGGACGCGATCTGCGGCTCGAGCCCTCCGAGCTGCCGCCCGTCGTACCCCTGCCGTCGGTGACCGACCCGGCGGTGCGCGAGAAGAACGTCGTCCGCTCTCCGTCACCGCTGCCGACCGGTCCCACCGATCCCGCTTTACTCGAGGAGGCCCTCGCCGAGCTGGAGCGCATGGTAGGGCTGGAGCCGGTGAAACGCCAGGTCAAGGCGCTCTCGGCGCAGCTCAACATGGCGCGGCTGCGGACCGGGCAGGGCCTTCCGGTCCAGCCGCCGAAGCGGCACTTCGTGTTCTCCGGCCCCTCCGGCACCGGCAAGACGACGGTGGCCCGCATCCTCGGCCGCGTCTTCTACGCCCTCGGTCTGCTGGGCGGCGACCACCTGGTGGAGGCGCAGCGGGCCGACCTGGTCGGCGAGTACCTCGGCCAGACGGCCGTCAAGGCCAACGAGCTGATCGACTCGGCCCTCGGCGGCGTGCTCTTCGTCGACGAGGCGTACTCGCTCTCGAACTCCGGCTACGGCAAGGGCGACGCGTACGGCGACGAGGCGTTGCAGGTGCTGCTGAAACGGGCCGAGGATAACCGGGACCACCTGGTGGTGATCCTGGCCGGCTACCCGGAGGGCATGGACCGTCTCCTGGCGGCCAATCCCGGGCTGTCCTCCCGTTTCACGAGCCGCGTCGACTTCCCCTCCTACCGGCCCCTCGAACTCACCTCCATCGGGGAGGTGCTGGCCGCGGAGAACGGCGACGCGTGGGACGCGGAGGCGTTGGACGAGCTGCGCTCGATCGCCGGGCATGTGGTCGACCAGGGCTGGATCGACGAGCTCGGCAACGGACGCTTTCTGCGCACCCTGTACGAGAAGAGCTGCGCCTACCGGGACCTGCGGCTGTCGGTCTGTCCGGGAGAGCTGACCCGGGACGACCTGGCGACGCTGCGGCTGCCCGACCTGATGCAGGCCTACGGCGAGGTGCTGTCGGGGCGGGGCCCGCAGGACCCTTCGGCGATCTGA